Proteins encoded together in one Diabrotica undecimpunctata isolate CICGRU chromosome 3, icDiaUnde3, whole genome shotgun sequence window:
- the LOC140435527 gene encoding retinol-binding protein pinta-like, translated as MKTDYFQDLTEQTEIGVWNVFGTTPSEIKKNIEAIKEWLKTQPHLPGQLADEQIRAFLMMGRGSVENAKPKIDMYFTMRSLFHDIFHESHPLSKRMQKVKDYIYLIPVPKLLPDYTRLVIVKLKEELKDPYSFDPGAAFCQVINMVDVRFFEDLCAGHTVIVDLKHCQLAHCSKVTPSIIRSCYTVCEKALTTSVNGIHIINAPRFFDQVIIMIKSILSPKLAKKIHLHKDYESVLDSIDKNILPMDYGGNEKCLDELEDLFSKRYEIHKDYFDRRETLRVNEEVRPTKNVNDEILGFYGNFKKLDVD; from the exons aTGAAAACTGATTATTTTCAAGATTTGACTGAACAAACCGAAATAGGAGTTTGGAATGTATTTGGAACAACTCCTAGTGAAATAAAAAAGAACATAGAAGCTATAAAAGAATGGCTTAAAACACAGCCACATTTACCTGGACAATTAG CTGATGAACAAATCAGGGCGTTTCTTATGATGGGCCGTGGTAGTGTTGAAAATGCAAAACCCAAAATTGATATGTACTTCACGATGAGGTCTTTGTTTCATGATATTTTTCACGAGTCGCATCCTTTATCAAAACGGATGCAAAAAGTTAAAGATTACAT TTATTTAATACCAGTTCCAAAGTTGCTCCCAGATTATACTCGACTTGTAATtgtgaaattaaaagaagagttAAAAGATCCATATTCGTTCGATCCTGGAGCAGCATTTTGTCAGGTGATAAATATGGTCGACGTAagattttttgaagatttatGTGCAGGGCACACCGTAATCGTCGATCTAAAGCATTGCCAGCTAGCACATTGCAGCAAAGTTACACCGTCTATTATCAGAAGTTGCTATACAGTCTGTGAG AAAGCTTTGACCACAAGTGTAAATGGAATTCATATTATCAACGCTCCCAGATTTTTTGATCAGGTTATCATTATGATAAAATCTATACTTTCTCCAAAACTGGCCAAAAAG ATACATCTGCACAAAGACTATGAATCTGTTCTTGATTCcatagataaaaatatattaccaaTGGATTATGGCGGTAATGAAAAATGCTTAGATGAATTAGAAG ACCTGTTTTCTAAAAGATATGAAATACACAAGGATTATTTCGATAGAAGAGAAACGCTAAGGGTGAATGAAGAAGTTAGACCAACGAAGAATGTAAACGACGAAATTCTTGGATTTTACGGAAATTTTAAGAAACTCGATGTTGACTAA